The window TCCGTAGCGGACAGCTTGAGACCTTTGAAATAGTACTAATTAttctctgagctatgtcgtGATCGTGATGAATATttgatgaaaaatgaaaataataaaaatatttatttaccaaaaaaGAAAACCCAACTTAACAACTAATCCGTTGGTACCAATACTAGGTAATCCTGTTTTGTGGGTGCAGGTTAAGCGTTTAACAATAAGTATTCCAGTTACTCTGCTTTGACTTATAATTAaaagatcaaaaaaaaaaaaaaattgttgcgtGAACTGCCCAATAATAAATCTGTTTTCGATGATGGTGATAGTGTAGCCCTTTATTacgctggtttttttttataaaataacattacattCTACGCCGATGACATACTATCTCACTGAGTGTTAGTTTCAAGTTAACAAACGACACTggatttatgttattattcaaAATTGGTATTAAATTATGAAATCATGAGATATGTCATATAAAGATAGATTTAGGTCCTGTGaagttatttttcttaatttatactTTAAAGTAATGATTTCTAATCAAGTCAACTTAATTCTAACCAGGTTTTATCGATATCGACCGTACTGACTTAGCGTAAccaataaaaaagttacagcagaaggtttatttaaataattttgtagataaatatttttattaacatattaaaaaaaatcaacaataaattaaaaaaaaaacttaatggcgtacgatttttttactttatttatttatttattttatttatttatttccaacttacgactagtttacaggaatttcctaatgcactagcgtagatactgatgcctacctacacactaaactttacaagagtagcaaatgcaccacaaagcaacctttgtgagttcagtcagagtacaacaaaacagatccgtTCTCTCAGCTATGTCGTTTAGGGTGCGCGCGTCAGCGGCGCCTTGTTGAGCAAGTTGGTTCGTCCGCGCGGCACCGCCAGCAGGGGCGGCCTGCGCCTGCGCCACACGAACCGGTCCGGGGCACAGAGATTAATCTGACCTAAAACGTCCGCATTATGCAACTTCcccctaattattttaaacatatacaatataaGTGTTAGTTCCCTCCTAACTTTTAGCTCGTTATACCCTACCATACCCAGAACAAATAGTGTTGGGTACATTAAGGGATAGTATGGGTATACCCCATAAAGCCTCATGTACAGGTACCTAACGAATTTAATTTGCACTCGCTCCAACATAAGGCTATATTTAACCTCATGTGGAGCCCAAATGACTGAGTTACTTTCCAATTGGCTCCTAACCAGAGCATTGTAcaatgctatcaccgcttttatgtTATTGAATCCCCTAACTGTACGAAGTAGGAATCCTAAATTTTTGAAAGCTTTCTTACagcattttataatatgatttccaAAAGTAAGCTCCGAGTTCAAACCAACCCCCAAGTCCCTCACCTCTGAAACTCTAAATTCTCGGTAATGCTAACTAACGTCAATTGCAGTGTGGTCCTTTTATATATGTCAATACATTTCTATGATGAAACCAGTGGTAAATCAGAATGCAGCACACAGAGATGCACAAAAGTTCCGACATGGCAAACTGAATTTTCCGGTCTGCCGAGTCCGCATCATACTCTGTGCTGCATTCACATGCGTCGCTGTGGATAGGAAATACATGTGGAAGGCACTATTCATATCCATACcgctgtttgtttgtccttatttcACGCCCTAACGAAGCAACCAATTGactatacgcttttataatatgattactaaggtaattttggacctaccaatgcataagtgtAAAGactgtgttaaaacacatttattacagcgaggttactatacaattgatgaatttcttagtgacaaggttgctgggaagcatccggctccgcttttatctctcacataaaagaaaaattaatgttaaaatgtaaaatgtagattgttgatgttggaaaagagcaactgctgagtttcttgcgggcttcttctcggtagaatctgccatccgaaccggtggtagagtcactacaccgatagatttgacgtttcaaaagtgcttatagtaggcctacttgaaatatacaaattttgaatcttgaaatttgaaattttgactTGATTTTCGGCAAAGAGTCAGTTGAAAGGAAGacgagtaatataggctacctttATCTCGGGAAAATAAACAGTTTCTACGAGATAtgtaaaaccgtaataaaagcagataaagaacgcgggcaacaactgTATCTATGTTGGATATACacaaccgccttactcgaaatggacataagttagtgacatctgcatatcgtttgcgaaaggtgcagaagtcatttgtaagattgagtatatgcttttgtTATATGATTCCCACGGTAGTTTTGGACCTGCCgatacataagtttaaacactatgttaaaaacacatttaataaatctctcacaagatagtcaatctaaaagattgtaaactgtaaatggTGAATTCTCAATGCAAGCCCGGAGTCCGAAAATTTCGGTTTCAAACCCTGTGCCTCGTAGAACACGTTTAGCCGTGAGTTGCTTTGAATATTActagtaataaatgtgtttaaagcCCAGGGTGTATGTAACCAGCAGTGAGACGTTAATAAGTTTTATGGTGGCAATGTACTGCTTAGTTCCTGAGTAGATCAAGTAAACAAGCCGATACCTACTACAATGAAGTTCAAGAAGTAATTTATCGTACTCATTAAGCTCTGGAAGTAGTATTGTGgtggaaataaaagaaaatcttttaAGTTTACACATCGACCGAACCAATAAGCTCTCCTCTCCAGCAAACATGTTCTAAGTCAAAGACTGTAGcgattaaaatttatcaaatcaaataatatacatttcatATTCATAGAGCGACCTAGATTCTTTGAATTACTCCTCAATTAGGTTATGTAATTGTTGAAAACCTTAAACACTCGTACCAGTGAAGTATGCACCTATGAAAGTTTGTACAGTACCTACTTGAACTTGTTTGTGTAGTATACGTCAATTAAACACAGCGGTCGGTTGCTAACTGATTTATTTATCCACCCTCACTTATCATACACTACACATCTCTTTCCTATAAAAAgttcttaattaatataattcagGAAACAGGTTGTTCTTAATCTATCACTTAGGTATACTCTTTTCCTTCCCTTCACGTTAATCTTAAAATAgccttattttaattatcttataATCAGTACTATAAACCACTTTTAACTACACAAAAATGAATGTAATACTACAATCAGTAACTTAATAATAACCAAACTAATAACTAAATGAACCTGTCTCAATTGAACtcttctatattattatacaatgcgcaaaaaaaaatattaacaaattaatcGGTAGATTAATTTGTTCCCTAATTATCCTCCTTTTTACGCAGACGGCAAGCTCTTTTAGGTCTTTCCGTTATATCCGCCGTTGATTCTAGTAATGGTGCTAGACCATCGGTGTCTGGCGGTAAAGTAGGTGAAAATAGCCGCAAAGGTTGGGGGGCTGTGACCGTCATTGTTTGCTCATCGGTTTTCTGAGACTCCAGCTGAACTGCGGTTGCCTCTGCATCGTTGCCTGGTGAATGCCActcttcaattttattattccgTTTTCGAGGTTTCGTGTTAACATATTGATCGTTAATGCTTATCTCTGAAGATGGATCAGGTTCTGTTGCTAAGCTCCATGAGAACCGACTATTTCTCATTGGCAACATTTGATCAGTATGTCTACGAcaaatatttcctttatttagcAACACTTTATATGATACTGGCCCCGTTTTTTCTACTATATCTCCCTCGATCCACTTATTTTCTTTGGTTGAATAGTTCCTTGTTATTACTTTATCTCCAATATCAAAATTACGGACGACTCCGCGTGAGTTTTCTATTTGTTTGCTCTGGACATCCGCCACTATCTTCGACGTACACGGACGCATCGCGTCTAGTCTATTTTTCAACCGCCTCCCTAACAGAGCCACTGCCGGTTCGACTCCTGTCGTTGCATGAGGACAGTTcctatattgtaataaaaatctaCATAAACTTGCATGTATGTCTTCACCTTCCAACACTGCctttttaatcgttttttttattgttttaaccgAATTTTCTGCTGCCCCATTTCCTTGGGGTCTGTATGGTGAAGATGTAATATGTCGTATTATGTTCTTATTGCAAAATTCTTTGAATTCTGCGCTCTGGAACGGAGGACCATTATCCGTTACTAGCTGTTCAATTAGTCCAAATCTAGAAAATAGACTCCTGAAAAACTTAATTGTATCGTATGTCGAGATACTGCGTATTTGCTCAGCCTCTAACCACTTACTGTACGCATCAACTACGATAATATAGTATTTACCATGTACCTGTGCAAAGTCCGCATGTAGTCGTTTCCAGGGTCCCGCTGGCAATTCCCATGGATGTAAAGTGGTTCTAGGGGGGGCATCCCGCACATTGAGACATGCTTCACACTTCTGTCCAATTGCTTCGATATCTTTATCTATGGACGGCCAATACACGTAATTTCTGGCAATTGACTTCATTTTGACGATCCCTAAATGTCCTGAATGAATCTCTTTTAAAACCCGTTCTTGTAAATTTCGTGGAATTACTAATCGGTATTTATACAGAATACAACCATGATCCATATAAAGCTCTGCACGCCGTACATAAAACGCCTCCTCATCTTCTTTAGTCTTTTCTGGCCATCCGAACATAATATATCCATAAATTCGACTTAACAacttatcttttttaatttctatagcAATTTCTTTGTAACTCACCGGTAACGTTTCAtctacatacaataaataatgtttctcGACTTTCACTTGTCCGTCGTCTTTTCCACCTACCAATGGTAAGCGAGATAGAGCGTCCGCATTACTGTTGCATTTTGACTTCACATAATTAATGTCAAAATCGTACGCAGCCAGTTTAGCCGCCCATCGTTGTAGTCGACTTGCTGCCGTTTGTGGAATGCCCCCTTTTGGGCCGAAAATATACACCAGAGGCTTATGgtctgtttttaaaataaattttctaccaAACAGGTATTGGTGATGTTTTTGTATCCCGTACATTATAGCCAGTGCCTCCTTGTCTAGTTGACTATAGTTCTTCTCCGCGTCCCCGAGTGTCCTTGACGCACAGCTGATCGGGCGCTCCGTGCCATCGGGAAATGCGTGCGCGAGAACTGCCCCTATACCGTACGCGCTACTATCTACTGCTAGAACTAACGAAAGCGAAGCGTCGTAATGACATAACACTCTGTCACtggctaaaatattttttatatttgtaaatgcATTTTCACAATTTATATTCCAGTACCAtgcctgatttttttttaaaagagcaTATAATGGGTGCAGTAACGAGCTTAAATTAGGAACAAACTTCCCGTAGTAATTTATTAAGCCTAGAAAAGCTTTCAATTGAGTCACGTTTACCGGTTTTGGAGCTTTTACAATCGCCTCCACTTTCGTCATGTCCGGATGTAAACCATGCTTATCAATAATAAAACCTAGGTAAGACACACTCTTTtgtaagaaaatacatttatttattttaaccgtAAGGCCCATTGCGGCCAATCTTTCGATTACAGCTCTcagattatttttatgtgtttcgCGATCTTTTCCTGTTACACATATATCATCCAAAAAAACAACTGTGTTTGGTAAGCCTCTAAGAGTCTCTTccataattttttgaaatttttgaggTACACAGCTCAACCCATACGGTGTACGTCTGAAAGCATAGGTACCTACGTGCGTCGAGATGGCCGTACATGCTTGCGAATCGGGGTGGAGAGGTACTTGCATATATGCGGTCGTCAGGTCAATTTTTGAATATTCCTGACCCCCGCTCAAAGCTGCGAATAACTCATCGATACGCGGGAGAGGATAGTGGTCCATTTTCAATTTTGGGTTAATAGTTGATTTGTAGTCCCCACATAACCTGATCTCCCCTGAAGGCTTAATAACCGGAACTATTGGTGTTCCATAGTCCGAATGTTCAACCGGATAAATCGATCCTTCCTCTTGTAAACGATTAATTTCTCTCTCCACTGCGGCTCGCAAAGCTGCACCGGCCGAGCGCGTAAAAAAATCGGTTTATTATCTGTGAGTTGTAAACGAATTTGTTTCTTACATTGGCCTAATTTGTCCGTAAACACAGAAGAATATTCTCTTTTTAACTCGCCTATGAACCGATTGCGATATTCATCGTCCGTAACATCAGAGATATTGTTAAtacataattcatttatattaaatttttgaatccAACTTCTACCTAACAAGGGTCGGCCCCCGTTTTTTATTACGTACAATTGTAAATCTTTTTGAAAGTTGTTATCGATATATGCGTCTACTAATATAAACCCGACCGGTTCAATTCGCGAGCCTGAGTATGAACAGAGTTTCATTTCATCCTTACGAATTAAATAATTGGAAAACAaactattataacatttttcacTAATAGCCGAAATTTTGCTACCCGTATCTAGTTCACATTTAAGTTTAATGTCCCCTATTCTAACATCAATAAAATACGGCTTGTCTCCTTTTGAAATCGCTCGTATATTAAACATTTCACTATCCGAATCATCACTTATAAAATTATGCCTCTTTTCGGCAGATTTGTTTGCCGCCTTGCACATAACCTTTAAATGTCCCCGAACATGGCACAGATCACAGTTATACTGCTTAAAGCGACACTTATCTGCACGATGTAGTTTCCCGCAGCGCCAGCACTGCGCCGCCGAGCCCGCTCGCGCCGCGCGGCCGCCGGCTGTGCCGCGCAGCGCGTGCAGGCCATCGCCGCCCGCCTCGCCGCTGCCGCCGCCGCTCGAGCCGGTCGCCCCGCTCGAGCCCGCCGCGCTCCCTGCGCCTACGCCTGCGGCTTCCTTGCCGCCGAAGTTTCCAGAATATGCACCGCCTATGCTATTGCGGCCGCTGACCCTGTCCACATGTTTTTCCGCAGCCTCTAGTCCTAAAGCTAGCTCCACCGCCttcttgtaatttaattttgcctCGACTAGCAATCTAGCTTTAATCTCTGTATTCCATAATCCGGTGAGCAGCTGTTCACACAGATTTTCTTCGAGGTTTTGGCCAAAATTGCAGTCGGTCGCTAAATGTTTTAACTGTTGGAGAAATTCTAGAATGGATTCGCCAGACTTTTGTTTCCGCTGACGAAATATTTCTCGCTCCAGGTATACTGAACGTTGTGGTTCCAAGTGGGTTTTTACTATTTCTACCAATTCTTCAAATGTTTTATCTTCCGGTTTCTTAGGTGCACACAAATCACACATTAAGTTATACGTGCGTTCCCCAACTAATGTCACCAACGTGGCAACTTTATGTGTACTTTTAATTTCATTGAGAAACATAAATTGTTCCACCCGGCGAACATATAACGACCACTTCCCGGAAAACAAATCGAACGGTTCAATTTTTCCAACAggcatttttaaatacaaacttaTTTTGCACGCGTAATTACAAATCCCGACTCGTCGCCAATGTAGTATACGTCAATTAAACACAGCGGTCGGTTGCTAACTGATTTATTTATCCACCCTCACTTATCATACACTACACATATACTCAACCCGAATTCGGAGAAATGATCATACGAGTTAATAACATTCTTTACTCTGCTACAAAACAGTAGCGAAAAAAGAGCAAATACTGTTATTGTAAACTGTAATACAACGGGCCTTAGTTATAAaggtggcataacgtcggaatccGTATGCAATGTTTTAATGGTGCTGTCAGTTGAGTTGTGATatgatgaattttgaattctttgGTTCTAACTAAGTTCTTATTTAGAAGCTTATTTGTATTTTCTAATGTACAATAAGGTTTTTTTGATTAATTGATTTGAGCTATTAATTCAATCGTGAAGATTTGCGGAGAGTTAACTTTGTTTAATATATTCTCAGATCtcctattataattttgaagaaTATAAAGAAATTGTGTATCtgtgagtttaaaaaaaaaacgcttgtCTCTTTTATCATAGGAGTTCTCTGCAAACAGTCAAGGTTTTTATCTGAGGTTTATTGCGGCTTCTTATGTCTATAGACatatattttgattatattttgtGTTGGAGATAGATGATATTTTTTGCGTACCTATCTACTACTTATACGTGATttggtggtagaatcactacaaacagacagacttgacgtttcaaaagtgcttatattaggcctacttgaaatgaaatgaaaaaaaatgaaattcaaaattcatttgaatttttttttttaatttctatttgtCTGTCTGatggtaggcttcggccgtggctactgAACATCTTACTGACAAAGATGAGCCGCTAACATATTAAGAATTTCGGTATAATGGCGCGAAGAATACTATTAATGGTAtactattaatataactgcccaaGTTAGCTCACTATCATCACAAATTCGTCACCACTTACCACCAAACCTTATTGTagcacgaaataaaaaaaaatgagaattaTCATAGTTTTCAAATTGTAGGTACTCACAAAGTGAATCCATAACATtagatgccacagacagacacacacacggATGTGTGTGGGTCTGTCTGTGTCATCTAATGTTATTATTACGTATTTTCCAAACGGATAGTCCcattttggtaattttttttgaaaggagaattagtcgggagtgttcatAGCtaaatgtttgatgaaaatcggtccaagatggccgccgccaaaaAATGGCAGATTATATATGTTTTCACAATACCATCAAtaaggttataaaataaaatagcttggctagtaaaatactatacactatgaaaAATTTCTAATACAAGATGGCACACGAAATggtgaattacatttttttttcacaactccttcaATATTGGTATAAAGGGCGTGACAATTAGAATAATGTACGCTATATTGAAAGTCATTggtcatttatattattttattttcaaataatgcaACAGATTaattacaaacacaaaaaaccaCCTTTATTTTCTAACTTTACCgcaaaaaaaggaaaactttCGAAGAGCAGTGAAAAACAGTGCAGCGGTTAACTGCGAAAAACTAGTGAGCAACAAAAGAAGTTTTcgctaaacttttatttttacgacAAAAGCTGGAAATACAAAAGCCACTTTTCATGGAGGGCAATGAAACTGTCGTACTTATGGCCTAAATATAGCCCCTTCCACTACACAAAATGgaagataaaaacaaattatactagacaattttgatgcgtacaaagAGCTTACGTTCGgctattaaagtatatttttattgcggCAAGAATTCATTATGAGTAATACGCAAGTTCtattcttttattattcttatatcaAAGGTTTATTTCTTacatctataaaacaaagtactataagtttataaattattactacaGATAACAATAACGTTGAACATTAGTTACTGGTGCCATTTATTTCCTGGTGCACAAATctctgaaatataatttttttatttcaccacaTGTGATGATAAATGATACAGTGTAAGATGGGGGCTAATCTGTTAAGTTAACCCAAACAGGTAGTAACTACGTGACATCTAAATCACGCGTCGCGTCATtgctggtagggtggtaactagccgccgCCGAAgcccccaccagaccagaccagagaaaattgagaaattatcaattcccaaattgcccctacctcCCGGCACCCAGGACCATAATTTGTAACCCTTTACGCAAAAACGactgggtgttataagttgtgccgtgactgtgtgtgtgtgtgtgtgtgtgtgtgtgtgtgagtatgtTTTGATTTGGTGAATTAGTCGAAAATTTTGTGAAAATcggtcaaagatggccgccgcaaATGGCTGATTACATATTTCACAACtgcctcaatatgggtatccaataaaagggcttgactattaGAATACCATACactatgataattttaaatccaagccgccaccacaaaatggcaagttacatttttttatcacaacTCTCTCAAATTCCCCCACGGACAAATatgtgaattttttaatttagtttactttagtttattaaattaatatttatatatatattttatctatcttCAGATATCCTAATAACTATACCTACCTTAACtatagtttgttgtgggcttcttcttagaccaaggcgcatttggaacccttatagctttagttttaagttgatgaaattagttatcgccatcaactcacttctatgtcatattttacatgaaatgtacgtatcaaaagtgccatctatatgcgtatttgaataaagaaatatttgactttgactttaccaaAAGTTTGAAATCAGTGTGAAGAATGAGTAtcggaaaatattttataagaaccAAATGGTTTGTTATTGTGAATGTTATTTGAGGCGAGGTATCCGTATAAGTTGTTGTAACCCCCATTAAAGCCATACAAACTTGGTATATAATGCCCGTAGTTTGATAAGAAAACCGCTAGTAAAGGATCTATTGGCGAGTGATTTGCATTGTTATATTTCATTGGAAGTTTGACGGGGACATGCATGAGAACATAATCATGGTTATGCAAATTTCTACTATTCTGCCTTAAAGATAAATCGTAATTCCGCAAACTGTCACTGGTTCTTATATTGTAGTTGGCAAGAATAGTTAAAAGATGTGCcgttaagttattttttgtattaactgTTGCCGATTTtggtaattcatattttaaccttttattgttttgttgttgttgtgtttGATCACTGGCTTGATTCTCTtcctttatattttcttttaccgCGTAAGTGTTACTTGATACTATAACGTTATTTCGCTTAACTGGTCGGTTTTGGTCGGTTTTCTCAGTATTCTTGAATTGATTTGATATTGAATTGTTTAAATGTGCATCAAGGTCGaggttttcgattttttttgctTGACGTTGCtggttttgcttttttttgtcCCAATTAGAATCGGTGTCTCCATCgggttgtattattttaattaaatctgaaaaaaaaaaaatacaataattaatgaaaagaagggcaatgggcgggcacatagtttggagaaaggatggacgttgggtactggaatggcagccccgcaccgTTGGTTGAccccaaagaggtggacagacgacattacaAGGGTATAttttaagcgcgtcgcaggtagccgctggatccaagcagTACAAAACCGTAAAATttgtggacgtctattggttgatatgatgatgatgatgatgaatgaaaacAAGATAATATCACCTCACAACAATTGATAAAACGGAAGGTCCTAAAATGTTAATTAAGTCTAGTCAACGGCCCAGGTTCAATTCAAAAATAGTTGGGTATtggttattttcttttaaagaattttcactACCACGGAGTTAGGAAGTAGTTGGTGTCAACCCCGTGCTTcagaaagcacgttaagctgtttGCCGCGGTCATCACTTCGTACTTGTGATAGTAGTCTTTAGGAGCCACCACCAGctgtgaatgatgatgatgaattacgAATTTTAGATTTTAGCTTACCATGATACTCGTTGCTATCCCCTTCATAACTTTCAGAAGATGGCACCACTTTATAACTTTCAGAAGATGGCACCACTTTATAACTTTCAATAGGTTTTACTTTTAACTCATTTGAATGAAcgattttcacaattttttcattactaaaatcatttattacagTTGGTCGTTTGGGCGAATTTTGCAATGTTTTTACCAAGTGTAGGTTGGGTGGTTTAATGAAACCCCTTTGCAGTGCCATGACTTTTTCAATTGACATGGGTCTCCAGCCATTGTCCGGGTAAACGTTTTCCAGCGAGTTTGTGCTCACAAAGAAATAAGTCACCTAGAACAAAGATAAATTAATTGTGGATTTGATCATTTATTTTAACGTTATACAAGGAtgaaaggatatttttttgcaaagagtatattttaatttgatattggaTAAGTACCTCAAaagaacacaaaaaaattatgctgtctacatttaaaataaattattcatatattttcagATGTAATACCTACTATATGATGTACACACAGATTTAGTATATTTTCGGAATAACTGCCACAAGCCACAAAGGGATAAGAAATGTTCGGTTCGTACCTAGTTGCAGTTGGAACGATAGACTTTGTATGAGCGATATTCTTaacaatattttcttgtttaatCTTCCATTGTGAATATAACTGTGTAAATGTCTACCTATAAGATAATTAGGCTACCGCAATTGTAATAATTTGGTCGAAGAGTGATTATAGGAAATAAAGTTGAATTTTATCTTTCATCCCCTTTAAGTTGATTTCAAATGGAATGGTACTTACGGTAATAAAACCAAATGCTATACTCATATTGAAAGCACTAAGTGTCAACCGTGGAGACAAACAATTGAATGTGACAAGAGTCCGGACAGAATGACGGTGACACCTTTGTTACGGGTCACCGAatactcatcacttaacctaagTATATCTAAAGCCCCAGTTAAACTGGAGAAAaatttacacataaaaaaaatacaaaacttcTTGAAATCAATTATTTGGTCTGATGAAGTAATGCTGACAcaagtcaatatttttatggGACACTGTTTAGTGGTACAATTTAGGCATTTAAGTTTTCTTTGTGCATTCATCGGCACTTATAGCCATACCATCAGTCCCTGGTGTTATCACTGACTCatgatatatttaatagaaCCGTAATATTGTATTGTTGTCCACCaaatcgcactgggccagcgtggtggactacagccataaccacttctcattgttggaggagaccttGGAgtttgatatgacgatgatgatagtAATATTGAAAGTTATTTGCGCGTAGTTTttgaagtaattttaat of the Pararge aegeria chromosome 10, ilParAegt1.1, whole genome shotgun sequence genome contains:
- the LOC120627004 gene encoding uncharacterized protein LOC120627004, with the protein product MSIAFGFITVTYFFVSTNSLENVYPDNGWRPMSIEKVMALQRGFIKPPNLHLVKTLQNSPKRPTVINDFSNEKIVKIVHSNELKVKPIESYKVVPSSESYKVVPSSESYEGDSNEYHDLIKIIQPDGDTDSNWDKKKQNQQRQAKKIENLDLDAHLNNSISNQFKNTEKTDQNRPVKRNNVIVSSNTYAVKENIKEENQASDQTQQQQNNKRLKYELPKSATVNTKNNLTAHLLTILANYNIRTSDSLRNYDLSLRQNSRNLHNHDYVLMHVPVKLPMKYNNANHSPIDPLLAVFLSNYGHYIPSLYGFNGGYNNLYGYLASNNIHNNKPFGSYKIFSDTHSSH